A portion of the Maylandia zebra isolate NMK-2024a linkage group LG9, Mzebra_GT3a, whole genome shotgun sequence genome contains these proteins:
- the LOC106675350 gene encoding uncharacterized protein LOC106675350, giving the protein MGGSIRSSITKVLPDLSALILEIVLEALQSLGVETSEDLQFISETDLNSVLRPVQARKLLAAWKQTTPNMEISSQASISSLSSCSSFSASPSPSPIYSLDWVDNFRIPSEDFPEDLIQCLQREKKPTPRLRREMIRIIVKEMMKACASPSRRASTEIAKKLVAMYPKSLQDVIEGDVVGQGYHSLVKQIQARIENVKRSTSPVLQKRKQGGSDDTDEVTPEKRASVQDTYGCIKWDMKFLPVSETLETQQKKERMKILSEQTSFSHEEVKTLMKCTYYSQRKAINSKPSKKSSLFCFRRLE; this is encoded by the exons ATGGGGGGCAGCATAAGGAGTTCCATTACTAAGGTGCTGCCGGACCTGTCGGCCTTAATCCTTGAAATTGTACTGGAGGCACTACAATCATTAGGAGTGGAGACATCTGAGGACTTGCAGTTCATCAGTGAGACTGATCTGAACTCTGTCCTGAGACCAGTTCAGGCAAGAAAACTGCTGGCTGCCTGGAAACAAACCA CACCAAATATGGAAATTTCAAGCCAGGCCAGCATATCGTCTCTATCTTCTTGCTCCTCATTTTCTGCCTCCCCCTCACCCAGTCCAATATATTCTCTAGACTGGGTAGATAACTTTAGAATTCCAAGTGAAGATTTTCCAGAAGACTTGATCCAGTGTcttcagagagagaaaaaaccaaCGCCTCGATTGCGGAGGGAGATGATCCGCATCATTGTGAAGGAGATGATGAAAGCCTGTGCCTCTCCAAGTAGAAGAGCCTCGACTGAAATTGCAAAAAAACTGGTTGCGATGTATCCCAAGTCACTGCAGGATGTCATAGAGGGGGATGTGGTAGGACAGGGGTACCACTCTTTGGTAAAACAGATTCAGGCACGAATTGAAAATGTGAAGAGGTCTACTTCACCAGTGTTACAGAAGCGCAAACAGGGAGGATCAGATGACACTGATGAAGTGACACCTGAAAAGCGAGCATCTGTTCAAGACACATATGGCTGCATAAAGTGGGACATGAAGTTTTTGCCAGTCAGTGAGACACTGGAAACCCAGCAGAAGAAAGAACGTATGAAGATTCTCAGTGAACAGACAAGCTTCAGTCATGAAGAAGTAAAAACTCTAATGAAATGCACCTACTACTCTCAGCGCAAAGCAATAAACAGCAAACCCTCAAAGAAGAGTAGCCTTTTTTGTTTCAGGCGATTGGAATGA